In Granulicella mallensis MP5ACTX8, the sequence TCACGAGTTGATGGCCTGTGCGTTGTGCCCATTGACCGAGTTCGAGGAAGGGCGGCGTTGCATACGGCTCGGCGACGATGGCTTCCACAAACTTCTCGCGTGAGCCGATGGGATCGCCTGTCTGGAAGAGTGCATCGCCCCAGTAGCGGTAGGCGGTTTCACGGTCTGGGTCAATGGCGATAGCTTTGGCAAACCAGATACCAGCATCGGTACCGTTCTTGAGTCGAAAGTAAGTGTCTCCCGCGTAGAGGGCGGCGTCGTACCAGGCAGGATCGAGGGCCTCGGCCTGTGTGTAAAGTTGGACGGCAGCAGCCCAGTCAGATCGTCCGAAGGCGGCCTCGGCCTGATGAAAGACAGCTTGCGCGTCCGGTTTGCCTGCATAGGTGTAGCCCACGGTGAGGGGAATGCCGGCGATGATGCCCCCCACAAACGTCTTGGTATTGGCAGAGAGCACCGTGCGAACGTAGGCACTGTTATCACCCAGAGACTGGGCACGTTTGAGCTCATTGATCGCCTGGAGGCGGAGCTTCGACTGGGCGGCAGGATCCGAGAGAGTAGCTTGTTTGGCAAGAAGCCCGGCACCGTGGCGCTCGGCGAAGACAGCCACCGTTGGGTCCTGACGGCAGAGATCTTCATAGAGGGGAAGGGCTTCCAAAGGCTTTTGTGCGAGGAAGAGTTCGTTCGCCTGCTTGCGCTCGGAATCGAAGTTGGGTTCATGGTGTACTACGGATATCGATGGAGTTTGAGGGGCAACCTGGGCCTGGAGGGTTGAAGAGGCCATGGCGAGGAAGATGAGACTGGAACGCATCATGCTTCTGAGAGACTCCTTAGCCGGGATCGAGTGCCGCCGGTTCATTATAGGGGGAGTCTGAGGGTCTCATCTCTGGTTGAAGGTCTTTCGTCTTTCAGCTAACTCCTTCGTCGCCGGCAAACAGGAATCACTGAAATTCATAGAGCCATTTCAAAGAGCTCGTCAGCGGGGAGGCACTGTCGCTTCCGGGAAGACGACTTACCGGTACTCATCCGAACCTTGATGAGCGCATTGACGATTTATCATTCGCCCAGGATGGGAGGCAGTAAAGTAAACGCGTTGGTGACGATTGGGGCTCGAAGCGCGATGAGTGATACTTGCTGTAGACATCCTCGGGAGGTATGCATTGTTGAAGTACAAATCCACATTGCTGCTCTGTGCATTGGCGGCGAGCGGTATGTCTATGTCTCCGGCGCTTGATGCTCAGGCGCCAGACCGGTCAGTTCTGCCGATTCAGCCAGCGCCCTTCAGAGGAACAATCAGAAGTAGCTTTACAAGCTCTACCGGCGTGCCTCCGCCGGTCATCCGACCACCAGAAGGTGCGCCCAACGTTCTGGTGGTGCTGATGGATGACGCGGGTTATGGGCAATGCGGTACTTTCGGCGGGCTCATCCCGACGCCGACCCTGGACGCGCTTGCCTCGTCGGGCCTCCGCTACGATCGTTTTCACGTCACTGCGCTTTGCTCGCCCAGCAGGGCCGCCTTGCTGACAGGCCGGAATCACCATGCTGTGGGAATGGGCACAATTACAAACCTTGCAACCGACTTCCCCGGATACACAGGAGCTATACCGAAGAGTGCCGCTCTTCTGCCTCAAGTGCTACAGATGAACGGCTATGCCACCGCGGCTTTCGGGAAGTGGCATTTGATTCCTGAGAATGAGGACACGCCTTCGGGGCCGTTCGATCATTGGCCCACACGGCAAGGGTTTGACGAGTATTACGGTTTTCTGAACGGCGAAACGGATCAGTGGTTTCCAGAGCTTACATCCGGCACTCAGCCAGTGGAGATGATTCCACCGCCGGGCAGAAGAGCTGATTTCACCCTGAACGAAGACCTTGCCGATCATGCGATCCGCTGGATCAAGTCTGAAAAGTCGTTAGCGCCGGACAAGCCGTTCTTCGTATACTTCGCGCCCGGGGCAACACATGCGCCGCTTCAGGCTCCAAAGATGTGGATCGACATGTTCCGAGGCAAGTTCGATATGGGGTGGGACCGATATCGTGAGCTTGTCTTTGACCGCCAGAAGGCATTGGGGGTGATTCCTGCTGACGCGAAGTTGACACCGCGCCCGAAGGAGATTCCCGCATGGGATTCGCTTACCCCCGATCAGAAAAAGGTTGCCGCCCGGCTGATGGAGGTGTTTGCGGGCTTCATGGCGCAGACCGATCATGAGGTCGGGCGCGTGATTCAGGCTATTCACGACACAGGCCAGTTCGACAATACGCTGATCTTTTTTATCGCCGGTGACAATGGCGCAAGTTTGGAAGGCGGCCTGAATGGAACAGCCAATGGGATGGCTGCGATCAATGGCGTCCCCGAATCCACCGATGACGTCTTGAAACTGCTGGACCAACTTGGCGGTCCCACAACGACGCCACATTATCCTGTCGGCTGGGCGTGGGCTGGGAACACCCCGTTTCAGTGGGGAAAACGAATAGGCTCACATCTTGGCGGTACTCGCGACCCTCTGGTCGTGTCCTGGCCGAAGGGAATTCACGATCACGGCGGAATACGTGAACAGTTTGAAGACCTTACCGATGTAACTCCAACGATTCTCGATGCCGCACATGTTCCAGTCCCCGTTGAGGTAAATGGCGTCAAGCAGCAACGGATGGATGGTATCAGCATGTTACCTACGTTTGCCTCCGCGTCAGCACCCGGTCTGCGCACAAGGCAGTACTTCGAAATGCTGGGAAATCGAGCGATCTACAACGACGGGTGGATGGCGGCGTCCTCGAGTGGCCTGCTTCCGTGGGTATACACGAATCAGCCTCCTCCAGACCCAAATTCCCGGCCATGGGAGCTGTATCACCTGAGTCAGGACTATTCCGAAGCGGACAATGTAGCCTCGCAACATCCCGAAAAGGTTGCCGAACTTGCCACGATCTTTGACGCCGAGGCAAAGAAGAACAATGTCTATCCTCTGGATCCCAGGTTCGGAGGCAGGCAGCCTCGACCGGAAGGCAGACATTTCACGTACTTTACGAACACAGGACACCTGTATCTTTCACTTACACCTGCCTATGAGAATCATTCTCATAAAATTACGGCTTATCTGAATATTCCCAGCGGCGGCGCGAACGGTGTTCTTATGGCCGACGGCTCAAAGAATGGGGGCTTCAGTCTCTTCCTAAAGGATGGGAGACCGACGTACACGTATAACTACTTCAAACGTCACGTGACTACGTTGTCCTCACCTCAACCACTTCAGCCGGGTCGAGCTAAAGTGACATTGGAGTTTGCCTCCGACGGGCACGGCCCAGGCAAAGGTGCGAACGTTACGTTATTCGTGAACGATAAGCCCGTGGCGGCAGGCAGACTGCCCGAAACGGTTAAAATGGCGTTCTCGTTCGAAGATACGTTCGATATCGGCGAGGATACTGCATCGCCCGTTGGAGACTACGAGGGGCCCTTCCCGTTTACCGGCACCATCGAGCATATCGATCTGGATATTGAGCCCTAGTTGATAGAGCAAGATTTTAGTCTTGTCGTGAACAGGCCAATGCACTCACCGATGTCGGTTTACGCTTCCGCGTCTGGATAGGTAAAGAGAAACGCTCTTCTTTTTACTTGAACTCCCAGATTGTTGGCAGGTCGGAAAAGCTGATGGCGCTGTTTCCGATCAGTACGTCATCCAGTAACTTGCGATCACTTGAAACACTCGGGCCTCGATGGCAAGGTGCAGCGTTTTGAATAAACTGACGGAGATGGAGTAAGAGCGTGGAGGTGATGCCGTGCATGCCTTTGACATGCGAGCTTTGCATGCGGCACTCGATGACGAGCGACGCGCCCGGGGCTTGAGCTGGGAAGAACTCACCGCAGAGATCAATGTGCCTTTCAAGGGCACGACTTCGATCCCTATCAGCCTAAGCACGATAAGAGGTATGTCGAAGAAACGCTCTGTAACAAGTGCTGTTGTGCTTCAGGTTCTGCGATGGCTCGATCGCTCTCCTGAGAGCTTCCTGTCGGAACGGTTGGGGCAGTCGAACCCTGAGGAGAGACTGCCGGATGCGGGTGCCTCCCGGATTCTGCGCTTTGATACGCAGGCGATGTATGCGGCGCTCGACGAGGAGCGTCATCGGCGAAATCTGACATGGAAACAGCTTGTGGCTGAGTTGCCGGGATTTACGCAAAGCATGGTCGCAAATCTTGCTGAAGGACCGCTCATCGGGTTCCCGCGTGTGATGATCCTTACGCAGTGGCTGAAGCGCCCTGCGGCTACCTTCGTGCGCGTTCGGGGTCGGTAGATCTCATTTGTGTCAATCCAATCTTTGAGCGACCGAGATCCTAAAGCATATTCCTTAGAGTTACTTTGAAATTCCGCACGATGTTATCTCGCTTCACCGTGAGGCGCACGATTGTTCCCGCTGGCTGCAGGAAGGCAGGATCATTTTGTTCAAGTGGATCGCCGCTGGGCACATGGCCATCGATCTGCAGGATTACATCTCCGACCTTCAATCCTGCAATATCGGAGGGGCTCCCCGGAAGTATGGTCACGATCTTCTGGTCCTGGATGATTGAATCTGTCACGATGCCCGCACGGTTGAAGATCCCGGGTTTACCCCAGTTGGAGTTTTTCTCCAGGTAGAGCATGCCATGTGTGCAGTCCAGCACGACATTGAATTGCCGAAGCAGACCCGTTCCAATATTGCCGTCATTCTTATTCCCTGGACTCATAGAGCCATCGAGGAGCAGGGAAATCACATCATCTACCTCTGCGCGGCCGATGCGGAGTGTGCCAAGTCGGGCGTAGTAGGCCGTCGGCATTGGACCTGCGGCGCCTGACCCGGAATAGCCGTGATAGTGTGCCTGCAATCGGTGTACAAGATCGTTCTTCTTCACAAATCCCGGTTCCATCACCAGGCTGGCTTCGTTCCCTGTATCGAGGGTGAAGATTCCATCTGCCCCGGCCACACTTCCGCGTACCTCCAGCTCTCGGTCTACAACTTTCAAGGGCATCTTCATGCCGGGGCCAGAGTATGCAAACGAGGCTGGATCGCTAAATGTAAGTTGTTGATGTTCGTAATCGATCTTGATCGCAAGTCTGCTCCACAGTTCGTAGCCCACCGCGCCGGCCAGATTGCTACGATGCTCCCACGGAAGGGCCATGACATAGAACGTCTGGTTATGCAGGACAAGACCAGCAATCTGTAGAGTTTCGACCCGTGCTCTGCGTACGGTGGCATAGCCGCCTGCTGCAGCTACTTGTAGAGGGGCACCTTCTACCTGCAATCCCAATAGCTGTGCCGTCTCAGCGCTCAAAATATTGACACCTGCTCCCGTATCGAAGAGGAGCGTGAAAGGGCCACGTCCGTTAATTTGAGCATTGAACTCAACTCCGTCCTTTGAGGGGACCATGATCGAAGAGGGCATCTCGAAGTCCCGGCGGATTGGGGCTGCCGAGGAGCTGCTTTGTGCAACTCCGGCACCAAGACTCATGAGCGCGAAGATTGAGATTACAACGGCTGAACGTTTCACGATCGATGGCCAACTCCAACTGGTTTTGTGAAGAATACCGGGGATACTTCCCTTATACATCGTTCTGAATTTACCTCCCTCCTCAGCAGGGCGCATCGGCTTTGCTTTACGCGTAAGCCCAGTGGGGCAATGATGAAGAGAACCTGGTTTTTATTGTCTCGACTGGAGGTGGAGAGAGTCTGTATATTGGACAATCGATTGTCTTATACAACTTGCTTGAGATTGAGGCCGCATTGGCGAAGCCTGATTTATCTCGGAATCTTTCACAGCATCCAGAGGCTGGAGATGCTCGCCTTCTTTCCCTCGACGCGTTTCGCGGCATGATCATCGCGGGGATGATCCTCGTTACCGATCCCGGAACTTATAGCGCTGTCTATCCGCAGTTAATGCATGCCCAGTGGAACGGAGCTACGGCGACGGACATGATCTTCCCGTCGTTCCTCGTGATCATCGGCGTTGCGATGACGTTCTCCTTTGCCTCGCGCATAGAGCGTGGCGCTGACCGGAGGCAGATCCTGTGGCATGTTCTTACCCGCAGCGTCCTCCTTATCTTTCTGGGGCTGCTGGTGAACGGATTCCCCGAGTACAACCTCCATACGATTCGCATTCCGGGAATTCTGCAGCGCATTGCGCTGTGCTACTTTGCGGGTTCTCTCCTCTACCTGGCGGTGAGCGGGAAGAAGGATGCAAATACCGAGAGCCAGCGTTTGCGTAGAGGTACTGTGATTGGAGCCGTGCTGGCTGGGCTGCTCGTTCTCTACTGGGTGTTGTTGAAGGGATATCCGGTTCCCGGCTTTGGGTCGGGAAGACTCGATTCTCTCGGCAACGTCGCAGCCTATTTCGATCGGAAGATCTTTGGAGTACAGCACCTCTGGGCCTATGGACTTACGCCGGGTTATGGGGTGACGTTCGACCCTGAAGGACTTTTGTCGACATTGCCCGCACTGGCGACTTTGCTGTTCGGTGTGCTTGCCGGGGAGTGGCTGCGGACAAACCAGGCGCGCGGAAGGAAGGCCCTTGTGCTCGCAGTCGCAGGTGTTGCGTTGGTGCTGGTTGGCCTGGCGCTTAGCCCGTTGCTGCCGCTCAACAAGAAGATCCTGACCAGTACCTTTGCGATCTTTAGCGGGGGAGTGGCACTGCTGTTGTTCGCAGGTTTTTATTTTGTGCTCGATGTGAAGCGTTGGCGCCGCGGCGTAATGCCGCTCCTTGTCTTCGGTACGAATGCGATCTTTGCTTTCGTGGTTTCCAGCATCATCACCACGTTATTAGATCGATGGCATCTGGCACTCGGCGATGGGACGCTCGTAAAGGCCCACCAGTGGTTGTATGCCAAAGGATTCGCAACGTGGATGCAGCCCATCCATGCCTCGCTCGCTTATGCCGTGGTGATCGTTCTGGTGAACCTTGCGATCGTGTATCCGCTGTATCGCAAGCGCATCTTCCTGCGAGTCTGACATCTCCTGGTTGAATTCGGCATAATGGCTGTTCGTTGCGTGCGAAGGTGCGTGGCGTTACGAGACATTAGATCTGAGCCGGAGCCCTGCCTCATGTTCGTTCCTTCGACCTTCGCCGTCGCGCTGCTGATGACGGTCCTCAGCACGATCTGCTGGGGTTCGTTTGCCAATACCTTCAAGGGCACGCGTAACTATCGCTTCGAGTTGTACTACTGGGACTACGGCCTCGGCATCTTCCTCATCTCGGTGGTGCTTGCGCTTACGATGGGCAGCCATGCCGGAGGGCCGACGGCGTTCTTCGCCAACCTTCATTCCGCTGACCCGCTCAATCTCTTCTACGCTGCGCTTGGCGGCTTCATCTTCAATATCGCGAATGTACTGCTGATTGCAGGCATCGAGATCGTTGGACTGGCGATTGCCTTTCCTATCTCCATCGGCATTGCGCTGGTGGAGGGCGTGGTGATGAGCTACGCGCTGCAGCCGCGCGGCAATCTGACGCTGCTCTCCTGCGGGGTGCTGATGGCGCTGGTCGCGGTGATCCTCGTTGGCAAAGCTTATGGAGCGTTGCGCTCAGGCGAATCGAAGGTGTCGCGTCGTGGGGTGATTGTCTGCGTTATCTCCGGTCTGCTGATGGGGATCTTCGCGCCGTTCGTAACCCGCGCCATGACGCACGGCAACACGCTCACACCCTATACAACGGCCGTGTTTCTTACCCTCGGCGCGTTCCTGTGCTGCTTCGTCTTCAACCCGATCCTCATGCGCAAGCCTATCGTCGGTACGCCGGTTGCGGCGGGAGATTACTTTCGCGCGCCGATGTCGTATCACGCACTGGGTCTGCTGGGAGGCGCGATCTGGGGACTTGGCACGGTGTTCAACTTCGTCGCCGCAAGCCTGGTAGGGGTAGCGATTTCGTATGCTATTGGGCAGGCCTCGCCGATGGTCGCGTGCCTGTGGGGAGTGTTTGTTTGGAAGGAGTTTCGCGGCGCGAATGCGCGTGCCAAGGGGTATCTCACCGCTATGTTCGCGGCGTATGTCTTCGCGCTTATCCTGATAGCTCGTGCCTATGCGGCGTAAGTCTCTTCTAGAGAAAATTTCCTGTTACTGGGAAGTTGAATCGGGCGTGCAGTACCGTTTTTCTGGGGAAAAACGGCCATAAATATCAGGGTTTCGCTATACACCTACAGGAAATTTACTCTAGTCTGTTCATCGTTTTAGGAAAGAAAGTCGATCTACGAATGAGTCATAACGTTCTTGTGCTTGGAAGCTTTGTTGCCGATGTGGCGTTTCGCATGTCCCGTCTGCCGGCGTGGGGTGAGACGCTGATGGGAGAGACCTTCGCCCTCGGGCCCGGCGGCAAGGGCTCGAACCAGGCCGTCGCGGCTGCGCGTGCTCTTGCCGGTTCGGATGCAAAGGTGCTGTTTTTGTCCCGGGTAGGAGAGGATGCGTTTGGCACGCTGGCTCGCGATACCTGGAAGGAGGCCGGTGTGGACGCCTCGCTGGTCAGCACCTGCAGCACGGCGACCGGAGCCGCAGCGATTCTCATCGACGCTGTGAAGGGTGAGAACGCGATCATCGTTGTGCCGGGCGCCTGCTTCACGCTTGAGCCTGCCGATGTCGAGAGCGCTGCAGCGGAGATCGGCGCAGCCAGTGTCTTCCTCACCCAGCTTGAGCTTCCGCTCGACACGGTCGAGCGCGGTCTACAGATCGCCCGCAAGGCCGGTGTGCCCACGATCCTGAATCCCGCACCCGCGCCGGCGACTCCGCTGCCGGCATCGCTGATAGGTCTGGCCGATTACCTGATCCCCAATGAGACTGAAGCCGCGTTGCTGACGGGCCTGCCTGTCGAGACGGTCGAACAGGCCGGGCTGGCTGCCGCGGCACTCCTCGCTGCCGGAGCGCGAAACGTGATTCTTACGCTTGGTGCGCGAGGAGCGCTGGTGGCTACAGGCGACGGCCAGACGACGCTGGTTGCTTCTTTCAATGCAGGCCCTGTTCTCGAAACGACGGGCGCTGGCGATGCCTTCTGCGGCGGCTTTGCGACGGCACTTGCCGAAGGGCAGCCGCTGCTCGATGCGGTACGTTTTGGTTGTGCGACGGCGGGTATCTCGGTCACGCGAGCAGGCACCGCACCCTCGATGCCGCATCGGCATGAGATTGAGGGCCTGCTCGCCCGTTGACCGCAGCTCTAGGCGATGACGGCGCCGCCATCGATGACGATGATCTGCCCGGTGGTGAAGCCCGACTGCATCAGGTACAGGTAGGCTTCGGCGATGTCCTGCCCTTCGCCCACCCGGCCCACGGGCAGGGCTTTGGCCTGCTGGGCGTAGAACGCCTCGCGCTCCGACTCGGACATGCCGCTCCAGAGAGCTGTCTTCACCACGCCTGCACAGACCGCGTTGACGCGGATGGGAGCCATCTCAAGCGCCAGAGCGCGAGTCAGTGCCTCCATGGCACCGGCACCTGCGCTGGCGGCACTCCATCCCTTCCAGGGCCTGATGCCGACGATGCCATTGGTGAGCGTGATCGAGCCGCCGGGACGGATATGTGGGAAGGCGAGCTTCGCCGCGATGTACGCTCCCCAGAACCGCACCTCGAAGACCTTGCGAGCCGCTGCGGTGGATGAGAGGTCGGTGGGCAGGCTGTCGCCTGCGGTATACACGAGATGGTCGAACTCTCCGAATCCGTCGAAGAAGCTGGTTACTGCGGCCTCATCGCTGACGTCGAGTGCCACGCCTTCCACGCCGGCGGGCAGCTCCTTCAAGGCCTTCTCGATATTCGCTTTGCTCCTGGAACTGATGACTACCGATGCTCCTTGCTGGGCGGCTGCTTTCGCCGTTGCCAGGCCAAAGCCTGAGGTCCCCCCGAGCACAACAACCTTCTTGTTCTTTAGTTTTCCGATCTCCATGACCATCTCCTTTTTCGTTGGGGCCAACGGCCCACACATAGGATGGGCACGCAGTGCATGTGCGTCATGCATAATATGCATCATGGACATGCGATGGAAGCATCTCCGCCAGGCCGACCTCAACCTCCTTGTTGCCTTTGCCATCTTTGCCGAGGAGTTGAGCATCACGGCAGCGGGCGAGCGGCTGTTTCTCAGCCAGCCTGCCGCCAGTCGCACGCTGCAGCGACTGCAGACACTCTTCAACGATGACCTGCTGATTCGGGGCGCTGGGGGGTATCAACTGACGCCCGCAGGGGTTCGGCTGCAGGCGGAGTTGAATCGTCTGTTGCCACAGCTCGATGGCCTGCTGGGGCATCCCAGTTTCGATCCTGCCAGCGAGGAGGCCAGTTTTCGTCTCTCCGGCCCGGACAATGTGTGTAGCGCTCTCTGTCCGCTGCTCTGCCAGGAGTTGCTGCCCTCTGCGCCCCATGTCGATCTGAATTTTGTGCCGTGGAGCGAGACGAGGATCGGCGATCTCGATCGCGGCCGTCTGGATATCGCGTTATCGAACGATGATGTGCTGATTCCATCGCATCTGCGCGCTCAGGCTCTCTACCAGGAGCGGTGGCACTGCATCGTCTGGCGCGGCAACCGATTGCCGGCGCGGCTTTCCCTGGAGCAGTATCTGGCGGCAGAGCACATTATGGTGTCTACGCTCGATTCCGTGCAGACGATTCCTGATAAACGGCTGGCGGCCCTGGGAAAGACGCGCCGTTCCGCCCTGCGTCTGCCCTACTTCGGCACAGCGCTTGAGTGTCTTCCGCATACGAAGCTGATTCTGACCGCAACGTCATCAATGGCACGCATCGCACGAACGAACCCGGAGCTTCGAGTCATCGCAGCGCCCTCTGAGGTGACTCCGTTTTCCTTTCAGGCCATCTGGCATCCGCGGCTTAACTCGGACCCGGCACAACTCTGGTTGCGGCAGCATATATTTCGTCTTGGCGAGAAGCTGCAACGTTCGCTTGGGGCGAAGGGTTAGCGGGTTTTCAGGCGAAGAGTTGCTGTTGCAGGTCAACCGTATAGACCGGCGCGGGAGTCTTACGGGACGGAGCCTGTGACGTGTCCGCGTCCTGTTCGGGCAGTGACTCTATCGTGCGTTTGCCCAACCCATGCCTTTCGCAGACGCGTTTCACCATCTGGGCCAGTTGACGGCGATAGGGGGCGGCGGCAAAGTCCATCGTGGCAAAGCGGCGGTCATAGTCGGCTGACAGATGAGGAAAGTTTTCGCGAACAAAGTTCAGATACGTCGGGCGCGAACAGGACTTTAGAAACAGGGGACCCGCTCCGAGAAAGCTGGCTCCAACCTCGGCGGCTCGTTTGGCGACGGCATCTACAGAGAGCTCATGGTCGGTAATGCCGGGCAACAGGGGAGAGCACAGGACGCCGGTCATCACTCCGGCTTCACGCAGCTTGCGGACGGCTTCGAAGCGCAAGTCGGGACGGGGTGCGCGGGGTTCCAGCATGCGCGCCAGCGCGGCGTCCGTTGTCGTAATCGTTATGTGGACGACGAGCTTGTTAAGCTTCGCAATCTCCTGCAACAGGTCGACATCGCGTTCGATCAGCGTCGACTTCGTAATGATGCCCAGTTCATAGCCCTGGTTCTTGGCGAAGACCTCCAGCAGGCTTCGCGTGATGCCCATGCGGCGTTCGATCGGCTGATACGGATCGGTGGCCGTTCCCAGGGCGATGACCTCGCGCGGGTCGATGTGCCGAAGCTCCTGCTCGAGTAGCCATGCGGCGTTCTCCTTCAGATAGATCTCGCGCTCGAACGCCAGCGCCCAGGGTTGCTGGGGAGCGTCGTATGTTCCCGGCGCAACCTGGGACACCGGCGAAGGTTGCAGAAACTCATGCGTGTAGCGGGCGTAGCAGTACTTGCAACCGAACTCGCAGCCGCGATAGGGATTGATCGAATACCCCATCCAAAGCTGCCGCTTGGAGTTGGTGCGGTTCAGGATCGACCGGGAGTGCATGGCTTTGAACTCGATCAGGTGGCCGTCGTCGGCGTGCTCGGCCTCCGCTGCCAGCCGGGCCATGCCTACGGGCGCCTGCGACAGAATGGGAAAGAGTTCGGCGGAGTTCTGGGTCTTAGTTTTCGCCATTTATTCGCCTCTTGAGGTCGAGACTATGCTTCCTGGGCGAACGCGTCAAGGGAATAAGGCTATCGAGTGAGGCAACCCTTAACAGGTTGCAGAATTGCAA encodes:
- a CDS encoding SPL family radical SAM protein; amino-acid sequence: MAKTKTQNSAELFPILSQAPVGMARLAAEAEHADDGHLIEFKAMHSRSILNRTNSKRQLWMGYSINPYRGCEFGCKYCYARYTHEFLQPSPVSQVAPGTYDAPQQPWALAFEREIYLKENAAWLLEQELRHIDPREVIALGTATDPYQPIERRMGITRSLLEVFAKNQGYELGIITKSTLIERDVDLLQEIAKLNKLVVHITITTTDAALARMLEPRAPRPDLRFEAVRKLREAGVMTGVLCSPLLPGITDHELSVDAVAKRAAEVGASFLGAGPLFLKSCSRPTYLNFVRENFPHLSADYDRRFATMDFAAAPYRRQLAQMVKRVCERHGLGKRTIESLPEQDADTSQAPSRKTPAPVYTVDLQQQLFA